The window CGTCAAACTGCCCGTATGACCAACTTGATCAGCAACCTGATGCGGCTGTGGTCCCAGCCCTTGCCAACCGACGACGACGCGGCGGAAGCAGCCTTCCGCCAGCTGTACACCGACCCGGTGACGATCAACGGGGCGAAGACCACGGCCGTCGATCTCGTCGTCCGGGCCCGGGCCCTGCAGGGCGCCTTCGAAGGCCTGGCCCACGAGCTCGTCGACCGGGTCGAGGCACCCGGAAAGATCGTCATCGGTTTCTACCTGCGTGGACGGCACACCGGCCCCTACCCCACACCGCTGGGCATCGTGGCGCCGACCGGCCTGCCGATCGAG of the Pseudofrankia saprophytica genome contains:
- a CDS encoding ester cyclase codes for the protein MTNLISNLMRLWSQPLPTDDDAAEAAFRQLYTDPVTINGAKTTAVDLVVRARALQGAFEGLAHELVDRVEAPGKIVIGFYLRGRHTGPYPTPLGIVAPTGLPIEVRTTDILTVTDGLVSDVWVVSEELGLLTQLGAVALASAVG